The following proteins come from a genomic window of Diprion similis isolate iyDipSimi1 chromosome 8, iyDipSimi1.1, whole genome shotgun sequence:
- the LOC124410021 gene encoding acetyl-CoA carboxylase isoform X4: MSGEEKKAEPNLQEAVATPPRKIRHRPSMSQGTVMIQAQSRQLEKDFTVATPEEFVRRFGGTQVINKVLIANNGIAAVKCMRSIRRWSYEMFKNERAIRFVVMVTPEDLKANAEYIKMADQYVPVPGGSNNNNYANVELIIDIAVRTQVQAVWAGWGHASENPKLPELLHKNNIIFIGPSERAMWALGDKIASSIVAQTADVPTLPWSGSDLKAHYSGKKIKISSELFKKGCVSSVEECLAAASKIGFPIMVKASEGGGGKGIRKVDNAEELPSLFRQVQTEIPGSPIFIMKLAKCARHLEVQLLADNYGNAISLFGRDCSIQRRHQKIIEEAPAVIAKPEVFEEMEKAAVRLAKMVGYVSAGTVEYLYDTSGRYYFLELNPRLQVEHPCTEMVSDVNLPAAQLQVAMGLPLHHIKDIRLLYGESPWGDTPIDFDQPRHKPQPWGHVIAARITSENPDEGFKPSSGTVQELNFRSSKNVWGYFSVGASGGLHEFADSQFGHCFSWGEDRNQASENLVVALKELSIRGDFRTTVEYLITLLETESFQSNSFDTAWLDLLIAERVQSDKPDVLLAVTCGALHIADRTITAAFNGFQTALEKGQIQASNDLDNVCEVELINDGFKYKVQTTKSGPNSYFLVMNGSYKEVEIHRLSDGGLLLSMEGSSFTTYMREEVDRYRIVIGNQTCIFEKDNDPSLLRSPSAGKLISFLVEDGGHIDRGQAYAEIEVMKMVMTVTAGEAGSLFYVKRPGAILDAGTLIAHLELDDPSLVSKAQEYTGQFPAPIAPAIPEKLNQLHTKYRSALENTLAGYCLPDPYHLPRLRELIEKFMNSLRDPSLPLLELQEVISTISGRIPVSVEKKIRKYMTLYERNITSVLAQFPSQQIASVIDGHAATLSRRTDRDVFFLTTQGIVQLVQRYRNGIRGRMKTAVHELLRQYYTVESQFQQGHYDKCVSALREQHKDEMSMVTATIFSHNHVQKKNVLVTMLIDHLWANEPGLTDELASTLTELTSLNRTEHSRVALRARQVLIAAHQPAYELRHNQMESIFLSAVDMYGHDFHPENLQKLILSETSIFDILHDFFYHSNRAVCNAALEVYVRRAYISYELACLQHLELSGEIPLVHFQFLLPNNHPNRQNLTLVNHRTGAMAAFKDLEEFSQYSDEVLDLLEDLSSRSTVSAKVLEAVETAGSESRHSTSINVSLSTGETGVVEGGEIPAEPVHILSIAVQDNGNQDDAVMSRLFGDWCATNKEELVTRGIRRVTFAALKKRQFPKFFTFRQRDGFIEDRIYRHLEPGCAFQLELNRMRTYDLEALPTSNQKMHLYLGQAKVAKGQPVTDYRFFIRSIIRHSDLITKEASFDYLHNEGERVLLEAMDELEVAFSHPLAKRTDCNHIFLNFAPTVIMDPGRIEESVTSMVLRYGPRLWKLRVRQAEIKMTIRPAPGRPTSNVRLCIANDSGYSIDLHLYTEATEPKTGIIRFESYGSTAVNANWRPGPMHGLPISTPYLTKDYLQAKRFQAQSSGTTYVYDLPDMFRQQIEKFWEKYIEERPTSENIKIPSPVLDCVELVLDGENLVEQKRLPGENDVGMVAWKLRLYTPEYPAGRDIILIANDLTFQIGSFGPKEDLVFCRASEAARDLGIPRIYFSANSGARIGLAEEVKGLFRISWEDENEPEKGFKYIYVTPDDYARLAPHNSIKASLIEDNGEPRYKITDIIGKDDGLGVENLKYAGMIAGETSQAYNEVVTISVVSCRAIGIGSYLLRLGQRVIQIENSHIILTGYRALNTVLGREVYASNNQLGGIQIMHNNGVSHATEPRDLDGIATVLRWISYVPKSKGAQLPILSAPHPDPIDREVGYVPTKAPYDPRWMLEGRHSPIDAAAWESGFFDRGSWQEIMRPWAQTVITGRARLGGIPCGVIAVETRTVELHLPADPANLDSEAKTVSQAGQVWFPDSAYKTAQAIRDFGKEELPLFIFANWRGFSGGMKDMYEQVVKFGAYIVDALKEYTRPVIVYIPPNGELRGGAWAVVDPSINPRHMEMFADTTSRGGVLEPEGIVEIKFRNKDIIKTMHRVDPVIRNLKEKISSSNSAEERANLESEIRKREQILDPMYHQVAVHFADLHDTPERMLEKGVISEIIPWKTARRMLYWRLRRKLLECDAINDVLSTQPSLGVGTVVSMLRRWFVEDRGATESYLWDQDEAVAKWLISQNETEGSVLSRNINCVRRNAVLTRVKEALECCPDVRLDAVIEIAHRLQAGERAELLRTLSQLETSGEEHHNDSSASS; encoded by the exons ATGTCAGGGGAGGAAAAGAAAGCTGAACCTAACCTCCAGGAGGCGGTTGCGACTCCGCCACGGAAGATTCGTCACCG GCCCAGCATGTCGCAAGGCACGGTGATGATCCAAGCGCAAAGTCGACAATTAGAAAAGGATTTCACCGTCGCAACACCCGAAGAATTTGTTCGTAGATTCGGCGGAACTCAAGTGATAAACAAA GTTCTCATAGCAAATAATGGAATTGCTGCGGTCAAATGCATGCGATCAATTCGCCGATGGTCGTACGAAATGTTCAAAAACGAGAGAGCGATTCGCTTCGTAGTTATGGTCACCCCGGAAGATTTGAAAGCAAATGCTGAGTACATTAAAATGGCTGATCAGTACGTACCAGTGCCCGGAGGATCCAACAATAACAACTATGCAAATGTTGAATTGATCATCGACATTGCGGTCCGTACTCAAGTACAGGCTGTTTGGGCTGGATGGGGTCATGCGTCGGAAAATCCAAAACTGCCTGAACTTTTGCACAAGAATAACATAATATTTATTG GACCTTCTGAAAGGGCGATGTGGGCTCTTGGAGATAAAATTGCTTCTAGTATCGTCGCTCAAACTGCAGATGTACCCACACTTCCGTGGTCTGGCTCGGACTTGAAAGCTCACTACagtggaaagaaaataaaaatatcatccgAACTATTTAAAAAGGGGTGTGTCTCTAGTGTGGAAGAATGTCTTGCTGCTGCTAGTAAAATTGGCTTTCCCATAATGGTGAAGGCAAGCGAAGGCGGAGGTGGAAAAGGTATTCGTAAAGTCGATAATGCCGAGGAGTTACCTTCGTTATTTAG ACAAGTACAAACAGAGATCCCAGGATCGCCTATATTCATAATGAAGCTTGCCAAATGTGCTCGGCACTTGGAAGTGCAACTATTAGCTGATAACTATGGAAATGCTATTTCACTCTTCGGACGTGATTGTTCTATCCAAAGAAGACATCAGAAAATCATTGAGGAAGCACCTGCCGTCATTGCTAAACCAGAAGTCTttgaagaaatggaaaaa GCTGCTGTCAGGCTAGCAAAAATGGTAGGATACGTAAGTGCCGGCACAGTTGAATATCTTTACGATACATCAGGTCGTTACTATTTTTTGGAACTAAATCCTCGCTTACAAGTAGAACATCCTTGCACAGAAATGGTTTCTGATGTCAATTTACCTGCCGCTCAACTTCAAGTTGCAATGGGGTTGCCTTTGCATCATATAAAAGATATTCGGCTTCTATACGGGGAAAGTCCATGGGGTGATACTCCCATTGATTTCGATCAACCAAGGCATAAACCACAACCTTGGGGTCATGTCATTGCTGCCAGAATCACAAGTGAAAATCCAGATGAAG GTTTCAAGCCAAGTTCAGGAACAGTGCAAGAGCTCAATTTCAGATCATCGAAAAATGTCTGGGGATATTTTTCAGTCGGCGCATCTGGAGGGTTGCATGAATTTGCTGACTCGCAATTTGGTCACTGTTTTTCATGGGGTGAAGACCGTAATCAAGCTAGCGAGAATTTAGTCGTTGCTTTAAAAGAATTGAGTATCAGAGGTGATTTTCGGACCACAGTAGAGTACCTCATAACACTTCTCGAAACTGAATCCTTCCAGTCGAACAGCTTTGATACAGCGTGGCTTGACTTACTCATTGCTGAACGTGTTCAAAGCGATAAGCCAGACGTTTTGCTGGCTGTGACTTGCGGGGCGTTACATATTGCTGACCGAACAATCACAGCTGCGTTTAATGGTTTCCAAACAGCCTTAGAAAAGGGTCAAATCCAAGCCAGCAATGACCTGGACAACGTTTGTGAG GTTGAACTCATCAATGACGGATTCAAGTACAAGGTACAGACAACCAAGTCAGGCCCAAACTCCTACTTTCTTGTAATGAATGGTTCCTACAAAGAAGTGGAGATTCATAGACTTTCGGACGGAGGTTTACTACTTTCAATGGAGGGATCAAGTTTCACAACCTACATGAGAGAGGAAGTTGATCGGTACAGAATAGTGATTGGTAACCAGACATGTATATTTGAAAAGGATAATGATCCGTCATTGTTGAGATCACCTTCAGCCGGTAAACTAATCAGTTTTCTGGTAGAGGATGGTGGCCACATTGATCGTGGTCAAGCTTACGCTGAAATAGAAGTAATGAAGATGGTTATGACGGTGACGGCTGGTGAAGCTGGTAGTTTGTTTTACGTTAAACGACCCGGTGCAATCTTAGATGCCGGAACATTAATTGCCCATTTGGAATTAGATGATCCGTCATTAGTCAGTAAAGCTCAAGAATACACTGGACAATTCCCAGCACCAATTGCGCCTGCTATTCCTGAAAAACTCAACCAATTGCATACTAAATACAGAAGCGCTTTAGAGAATACCCTTGCTGGATACTGTTTGCCCGATCCTTACCATCTACCGAGGCTCCGGGaactgattgaaaaattcatgaattccCTGCGTGATCCTAGCTTACCTCTGCTAGAGCTGCAAGAAGTGATCTCCACTATCTCTGGAAGAATTCCCGTATCCGTGGAGAAGAAGATCAGAAAATACATGACTTTATACGAAAGAAACATCACTTCAGTTCTAGCTCAGTTTCCAAGTCAGCAAATTGCGTCTGTAATTGATGGACATGCCGCCACCCTTTCCAGACGAACAGACAGAGACGTTTTCTTTTTGACGACTCAAGGTATCGTCCAACTGGTGCAAAGGTATCGCAACGGTATTCGTGGTAGGATGAAAACGGCGGTTCACGAACTTTTACGTCAGTACTACACAGTCGAAAGCCAGTTCCAACAGGGACATTATGACAAGTGTGTGTCGGCTTTGAGGGAACAGCATAAAGATGAAATGAGTATGGTCACTGCTACTATTTTCAGTCACAACCatgtacaaaagaaaaatgtcttGGTTACTATGCTCATTGATCACTTGTGGGCTAACGAACCTGGGCTTACGGACGAACTGGCAAGTACACTGACCGAATTAACGAGTTTAAATCGCACTGAACACAGCCGAGTGGCTCTGAGAGCTAGGCAAGTCTTGATAGCAGCACATCAGCCTGCATACGAACTGAGACACAATCAGATGGAATCCATATTCTTATCTGCAGTTGATATGTATGgacatgattttcatcctgaGAATCTCCAGAAGCTGATACTTTCTGAAACTTCTATATTCGATATACTACACGATTTCTTCTACCACTCGAATCGTGCTGTCTGCAATGCTGCTTTGGAAGTTTACGTTCGCAGAGCTTACATCAGTTACGAATTAGCATGTTTGCAGCACCTAGAACTATCTGGAGAAATACCTTTAGTTCACTTCCAATTTCTTTTGCCGAACAATCATCCAAATCGCCAGAATCTTACTCTTGTCAATCATAGAACAGGAGCTATGGCTGCCTTCAAAGATCTCGAAGAGTTTAGCCAGTACTCTGATGAGGTACTCGACTTGCTAGAAGACTTGTCGTCCAGAAGTACAGTTTCTGCCAAAGTCCTTGAGGCTGTAGAAACTGCTGGAAGTGAATCTCGGCATAGTACATCCATCAATGTTTCTCTGAGTACTGGTGAAACAGGTGTTGTTGAGGGAGGTGAAATACCTGCAGAACCTGTGCACATATTAAGCATTGCTGTCCAAGATAATGGTAATCAAGATGACGCAGTTATGTCCAGACTGTTTGGAGACTGGTGCGCGACTAACAAAGAGGAGTTGGTTACTCGTGGAATCAGAAGAGTAACATTTGCCGCCTTGAAAAAGAGGCAGttcccaaaatttttcactttccgaCAACGTGATGGATTTATTGAAGATCGTATTTATCGACACCTTGAACCAGGCTGTGCCTTCCAGTTGGAACTTAACAGAATGCGAACCTATGACCTTGAAGCTTTACCTACATCAAATCAAAAGATGCATCTCTATTTAGGACAAGCTAAG GTCGCCAAGGGCCAGCCAGTTACAGACTACCGCTTCTTCATACGTTCCATTATACGCCACTCGGATCTCATCACAAAGGAGGCTAGCTTCGATTATTTGCATAACGAGGGTGAACGAGTACTATTGGAAGCAATGGACGAGCTTGAAGTAGCCTTTTCCCATCCTCTAGCAAAACGCACGGATTGCAACCATATATTCTTGAACTTTGCACCAACTGTTATAATGGATCCAGGCAGAATTGAAGAAAGTGTTACAAGCATGGTGCTCAGATATGGTCCTAGACTATGGAAATTACGAGTTAGACAA GCTGAGATAAAAATGACAATTCGTCCAGCACCAGGACGACCAACTTccaacgttcgtctttgtatTGCAAATGATAGTGGATATAGCATTGATCTGCACCTTTATACTGAGGCTACGGAACCCAAGACTGGTATTATCCGTTTTGAATCTTATGGATCTACAGCAGTTAATGCGAACTGGCGACCAGGACCAATGCACGGCTTGCCTATTTCTACACCTTACCTGACCAAAGATTATCTCCAGGCTAAACGGTTCCAAGCACAGAGTTCGGGAACTACTTATGTGTATGATTTACCGGATATGTTCCGTCAACAAATTGAGAAGTTCTGGGAGAAGTACATCGAGGAAAGACCTACCTCAG AAAATATCAAGATCCCAAGCCCGGTATTGGACTGTGTCGAACTTGTCTTGGATGGCGAAAATTTGGTAGAACAAAAGCGATTACCTGGTGAAAACGACGTTGGAATGGTCGCATGGAAACTTAGACTTTACACTCCAGAGTACCCAGCTGGAAGAGATATCATACTTATTGCAAATGATCTGACTTTCCAAATTGGTTCGTTTGGACCAAAAGAAGATCTCGTGTTTTGTAGAGCATCTGAAGCAGCTAGAGATCTCGGAATTCCAAGAATTTACTTTTCGGCGAATTCTGGTGCCAGAATTGGTCTTGCTGAAGAG GTGAAAGGCTTGTTCAGAATTTCGTGGGAGGATGAAAACGAACCTGAAAAGGGCTTCAAATACATCTATGTCACTCCTGACGATTATGCTAGATTAGCACCACATAATTCAATTAAGGCATCATTAATTGAAGACAACGGTGAGCCTCGCTACAAGATAACTGATATTATCGGCAAAGATGATGGACTGGGAGTTGAAAATCTTAAATACGCTGGTATGATTGCTGGCGAAACATCTCAAGCATACAACGAG GTGGTTACAATATCAGTTGTCTCATGCCGTGCAATTGGTATTGGTTCTTATTTACTGCGACTTGGGCAACGAGTTATACAAATTGAGAACTCGCACATTATATTAACCGGGTATAGAGCACTGAATACAGTGTTGGGTCGTGAAGTTTACGCAAGTAATAATCAATTGGGTGGAATTCAAATAATGCACAATAATGGTGTTTCACACGCAACTGAACCAAGAGATTTAGATGGTATAGCCACTGTACTCAGATGGATTAGCTATGTACCCAAATCTAAAGGAGCCCAGCTTCCCATTCTCTCTGCACCACATCCAGACCCAATTGACCGAGAAGTTGGATACGTTCCTACTAAGGCACCTTATGATCCCAGGTGGATGCTTGAAGGAAGACATTCTCCCATTGATGCTGCTGCCTGGGAAAGCGGATTTTTCGATCGTGGCTCATGGCAG GAAATTATGCGGCCTTGGGCACAAACTGTAATAACTGGTCGTGCTAGACTTGGAGGTATCCCTTGCGGTGTGATAGCCGTAGAAACACGAACTGTAGAACTGCATTTACCAGCAGATCCCGCAAATTTGGACTCTGAAGCAAAGACAGTTTCACAGGCAGGTCAAGTCTGGTTTCCAGACAGTGCATATAAGACTGCTCAGGCTATTCGTGATTTTGGCAAAGAAGAACTGCCGCTTTTCATCTTTGCTAACTGGCGTGGTTTCTCGGGTGGTATGAAAG ATATGTACGAACAAGTCGTTAAGTTCGGTGCTTACATTGTCGATGCATTGAAAGAGTATACCAGACCAGTGATAGTATACATTCCTCCAAATGGCGAACTGAGAGGTGGTGCGTGGGCAGTTGTTGATCCATCTATAAACCCCAGGCACATGGAAATGTTTGCCGACACAACAAGCCGAGGAGGTGTATTAGAACCAGAGGGAAtcgttgaaatcaaatttagaAACAAAGACATAATTAAAACCATGCACAGAGTTGACCCTGTCATACGCAACCTCAAG gaaaaaatatCGTCTTCAAACTCCGCTGAAGAACGTGCTAACCTGGAAAGTGAAATccggaaaagagaacagatCTTAGATCCCATGTATCACCAGGTCGCTGTTCATTTTGCTGATCTTCATGATACTCCTGAAAGAATGTTGGAAAAGGGTGTCATCAGTGAGATAATTCCATGGAAAACAGCACGCCGCATGTTATACTGGAGGCTCAGACGTAAACTCCTGGAGTGTGATGCCATAAACGATGTTTTGTCAACACAGCCTAGCTTGGGTGTTGGAACAGTGGTTTCTATGCTGAGGCGCTGGTTCGTAGAAGATAGAGGCGCTACCGAGTCTTACCTGTGGGACCAGGATGAAGCTGTAGCCAAGTGGTTAATAAGCCAGAATGAAACAGAAGGCAGTGTTCTAAGCCGTAATATTAATTGCGTACGGAGAAATGCAGTTCTCACTCGGGTTAAGGAGGCGCTTGAATGTTGCCCAGACGTGAGATTAGATGCAGTTATAGAAATCGCGCACAGACTGCAAGCTGGTGAGCGTGCAGAACTTCTGCGAACTCTCTCACAGCTTGAAACGTCTGGAGAAGAACATCACAACGATTCTAGTGCTTCGTCGTAG